A segment of the Micromonospora sediminicola genome:
CCTCCAGGCCGGCGAGCATCCGCAGGCTGGTGGACTTGCCGCAGCCGGACGGGCCGACCAGGACGAGGAACTCCCCGTCACCGATCTGGAGGTCGAGCTGGTTGACGGCGGGGCGCTCGGTGCCCGGATAGATCCGGGACGCCTTCGCGTAGGTGACCGTAGCCATGATGGAGCGCTTCCTTTCACCGGCAGGAACGTGCCGGACGATCCGAGTGAAGGAGCGACCGGCGCCCAAGGCACCGGCCAACGGGGTCGTCGCCCGGGCAGCCGAGGCCGACCGGAGTGTCGTCCGTGTCACTGCACCGTAAACGGCTTTCGCGGCCGTGCCAAGACGAGGAACAGCGGGTGGGACGGACGGCATACACATTTCGGTCACCCGGGCACGGCGAGGCATCAATCTCCCCGCCCGAAGCGCGTCAGACCGACGATCCGTCGGCGCCGCCGGTCGGGAAATTGACGTTTTCCGTGCTCGGGAGCCCTGCCAGGCGGGATTTCCGGAGGCCACTCGCTATGCTGAGCCCGTCACACGCGCCCCTGTAGCTCAGCTGGCCAGAGCACTCGCCTTGTAAGCGAGATGTCGCCGGTTCGATCCCGGCCGGGGGCTCCATCCCTTCTCCACCTGCGCAAACTTCGGTAAGCCTCCACGAGAGGACTACCGAACGATGCTCAAAGACCAATCGCTTATGCCCGCTGACCTGGTGTCACCCAGGACACGGGCCCGGGCACGGTGGATCTCATGACCCGCCACCCCAAGATCCGCCGCGCCGAGCCCGGCCACTACCAGCTCTGGATCGACTCCTGGTGCCTGAGCCTGGAGGCCGAGGGCCGCAGCAAGCGCACCGTCACCATGTACCTCGACGTCGCCCGGTTCTTCGCCGGCTGGCTGCGCCAGGCCCGGCCGAAGGTGAGGGACTGGGACGAGGTGGGGCGCGACGAGCTGCGCGCGTTCTTCATCTGGCTGCGCGCCGGCGCAGAGGACGGCAAGCCCTGCCCGCACGCCCTGGCCGACCCCGGCACCGCGCCGGCGGGTTGCGCCGGCTACGGCAAGGGTTACATCAACAACGTCGGCCGCGGCCTGCAGCAGTTCTTCGCCTGGATCGCCGAGGAGGAGGAGCTGCCAAACCCGTTCGAGAAGGTGACCGTGCCCGCGGCGCCCAAGGCGGACGAGAACCCACCCCCGGTGCTCACCCAGGAGCAGATGACCGCGCTGATCAAGGATGCCGAGCGGGAGCGCGACTACGACTCCCGGCGGGACGCCGCCATGCTCCGGCTCTTCGCCGCCACCGGCGGCCGGCTCGCCGAGCTCGCGCTGCTGCGCCTGGACGACGTCGACGTCCACGGCCGCGAGGCGACCGTCACCGGCAAGGGCAACCGCACACGCACCGTCAAGTTCGACGCCAAGTGCGCCGTCGCGCTCAACCGCTACCTGCGTGCCCGCGCCAAGCGCTCCACCGCGTCAGCCCCCGCCCTCTGGCTGGGCCACAAGGGGCCGATGACACCCAACGGGATCTATCAGGTGCTGCGCCGGCGCGGCGAGCGCCTCGGGATCTCCCTGAACCCGCACCTGTTCCGGCACACCTTCGCCCACAACTGGCTCGACAAGGGCGGCGCCGAGGGTGACCTGATGGCCCTCGCCGGGTGGACCTCGCCGCAGATGCTGCGCCACTACGGCCGCTCCGCCAAGTCCGCCCGAGCCCGTCGTGCTTACGACAGGATCGACGTCATGGGCGGGATTTGATCTCCGTAAATAAGCTCTTGAGCAGGGATTTTAAGGCAGCGCTTAACGCGATGTAAGGCGTCTGTCACGACTTGCAGATGGCGCAATTTGCAATCCGGTAGATCGTGGATCACCGGGGGTAGGGTCCGGTGACCGCCGAGTAATAACAGGAGGTCAGCTTCGTATGTGGCGTCGAACAGCCTTGTCACTCCTCGCAACGCTCACCCTGGCCGCGCCAGCGGCCGACCCGCCCACACCCATCCGGGACCTGGTCGACGGGCTCCTCGGCTCGTCGCCGGCGGCGTCCCCGACGCCGTCCACATCCGCCCCACGCCCCGTGCCGGCGCAGAGCGCGAAGAGCGCGCCGGAGACCGCAGCGACGTCGGCACGCTCCAGCGCGCCGGCCCAGCCCGCCGCGCCGCCCGCCGGGCCCGGGACCACGCTCCGGCAGTCGGCCCCCGGCATTCAGCCGGCCGCCGAGGGGCAAGGCGCTCCAGCCGCCGGCGACGAGGCGGTGTCCGTGCAGCGCGAGGATGAGGCGCCGGAAGCCGTGCCGCCGGCGCGAGACGTCGACGCGGGCCGCGCAGGCTTCGGCGGCTGGCCTCTGCTCTCGCTGCTCCTGGCAGTCGTCGCCGTCGCGGCCGCCGCCGTCGCGATCCCGTTCGTGCGGCGCCGGGCGAGGAAGACCGGCTTCGACCGCGGCTTCCTCGAGGGCGCCGAAGCCGGCCAGGCTCCGGCCGAGCCGCACCTGCGGCTGGTCAGGAAGGCGGAGTGAGCTACCAGACCTCGGCGACGTACACGCCCACGCCGGCCCGGCCAACTGTGAGCCCGCGGTCGCGGGTCAACTCCAGAGCGCGCTGGATGGTGGACACGCTCACCGAGTACAGCTCGGCGAACTCGCGGAGGCTGGGCAGCTTCTCCCCAGGCGGGTACTCGCCGGCGCGGATGCGCGCCGACAGGTCGTCCGCGATCTCCCGGGACGACATCGGTATGGGCATGGTGGATCTCCCTGGCTGGCACGCCGATTCGATCACGCACCGCCACATGCCTCAAGCAGTGATTGCACCTAGGTCACAGAGTGGCCTAGCGTAAAGAGCAGGCAGAACGTCCCTGGCTGGCGCCGGGTCGTGACGCCGGGGCCGGGAGGCGTACCCCCGTTCGCCTCCCGGCCCTCACGCTCAGCGGTGTCGGGCGGCCCGCTCTACCTCGCGCAGCACCAGCCCGAGAGTCTGCGATCGCCGCTCAGCGGGCAGCGCAGCCCAGGCCCGGCGCGCGTAGGCCAACCCGCCCGTACCGTCACCGGCCTTCGCCATCATCAGTGCCCGGTGCAGCTCGATGTGCGTCGCGAACCTCGTCAGCGACGGCGGCCGCCATCGGTCCGCATCTGACTGCGCCTGCTCACCTGGGCCCACCATGCCCAACCGGGCATAGAGCATCGACCGGAACGTGGCCATCCGCCAGGACGGGACTGCCGCGTCACTGATCTCGCCGTCCGGGGAGGCGACCTTCTCGAACACGCGCAACGCTGCCTCGTCCGCCGCAACCGCCGCGTCGTCGTCTCCCCGGCCGGCGAAGACGTGTGCGCGAGCCATCAGGGCGTTCAGCCGGCCAAGTGACGACCGGTCAGACAGGCCGATTGCCTCGTCGGCGTACCGCTTCGCCACCGGCAGCGCGGCACCCTCATACGCCAAGGCGATAGCCGCCCGCCCCCGCACCCACACCCGCACACCGAGGTCGTCCGAGCGGTCTGCGGCGGTCCGGGCGATGTCGTACCAGCCGATCGCCTCGGTCGGGTTCTTCGTGGTCTTCCCGTACGTCACCAGCGCACGAGCTGCGGCCGCCCACATCGCCGGCGTGTCGAGGTGCTGCTGCATCACGACCAGGTCCCCGGCCAACTGCTGCTGGAGAGCGTCGGCGCCGATCTCCATGTAGTCCCGGCCGTACCGAGCGACTCGCTCAGCCCACTGGTCTTCGCTTCCCCTGCCGCTGAGCGCGGCCGCGAACCCCGCCCGGATCAACTCACCGGCGGCCACAGGGCCGACCGTCGCGGCGGCAAGCAGGCTCCTGCGCTTCACGTCCGCACCTCCCAACGCCCGCGCATAGGCGAGCACGACGTCCGGCGTCGCGGTCCGGCGCCCTGCCTCGACGTTGCTCAGGTGTGCCGCGGAGTAGCACGACCGCGCCGCGATGGAGGCGAGGGTGACCCCTGCCTCAGTGCGAGCCTCGCGCAGCTGCCTGCCGAGATCATTCATCGGGGCCCCTTGGTGAAAGGTCCTGAAAGCATCGACTCCCTTCCGACAGTAGTCCTCTGGTCACCAGAGTAAGAGCACGGGCCGACCACGGCGCCACCCGTCTGGGGCGGCCCCGGCGGCGGCGGTGCCCTCCCTGCTGGCAAGCGAAGTTGAGCACCGCCGCCGTCCACTCGGGAAGGTCGAGGGCGGCTGCTGCCAGAGAGGCCGGCCGCCTTCGTCCCCTTGAACGAGGAGGCGCACGATGATCTGGCCGTTCCGCCGGCGAAGCCGGCAGCCCGCACCGCTCGACACCACCGGCCCCGCCACCGTCTACCCGCAGCGCGCCGGCGCACTGCCCGCCCCCGAGTGGAATGGGCCGACGCTCATCACCACCGTTTCCCCGCTGCTCACCCCCGGGCAGCTGCACCGTGGCGATGGGAGCGGGCGGTGAGCTCTATGTACGACGAGTCCAGCCCTTCCGTGCTGGCCGCACTCGCGTCGCAAACCATCGAGCAGCACCGAGCCACGCCCGGTCAGAACACGGCCGCGCCCGGCTGCTCGGAGTGCACCCCGACCGGCTGCACCCGACTCGCCCGGGCCGAGCGGGACCTGGCCGAGCACCGACGCCAGCGGGCCGCCCGGCTCGCAGCCGCGCCCAGCTGGTGAGCTTGTCCGTCGAGCAGATCCGCAACCGGCTGGTCCTCGACGCCCGGGTCATCATCACCGACCACTGGCCTCGGCCGGGCAAGGCGGACTGGTGTCCGATCTGCCGCTGGCAGTGGCCGTGCGAACCGACCCAGGTGGCGTACGCCTACCTCAGCCTCGTTGGCCGGGGCCGGTGGATTCCACCCCACATAACGAGGTGAGCTGCGTTGCGCTGGAGCAGAGCCCCGCCGGGCCACCGGTAGACTAACCCGGCCCGTGAGCTGCCAAGATCCCCCACCAATCAGGAGAGCAACCGTGCAGGTATCCCAGGCCCTGGACATCATGGAGGCACTCCTCCAAGCCGCCGAGCACCCGGACATCACCGCCATCTCGCGGTACGGCCGGGACACGCAGCCCGGCGGCCAGTCCCCCCCGGGGATCAAGGTGGTCCACGGCAACAGGTCGTACGCCATGCTCTGGGCCGCGCTCCCGCACCCGGACGCCCGGCCCCTGCCGCTCGGCGAGATGCCGCCCCCGCGGCTTCGCGCCGGACGGATCATCGTGCTCGCGCACCAGCTGCTCGACGCCGCCCAGCCGGACGCCTTCCTCAAGTGGGAGTTGTGCGCCACCCCCGGCGTGGGCGCGTGGGAGGACGGCAACCCTCCCGCTTCGGCGCTCCGGATCACCTGTCGAGACCGGCAGGTGATCTACCTCCGGGGCACCGCAGCGTCCGGCGGTGCGGCCGAGCCCGAGACCGACCCGCACCCGGACTACCGAATCCCCCAAGGAGTCCAGTCATGGCACCTCAGTCCCAGTGCTCCGTCTGCGGAGCCCGTGTCGGCGTAGCCCCAGGCAGCCCCTGCCCGCCGCACCAGGCGATGGGCAGCCGAGGGACCTGCCCCGGATCCCGCCAGCCCACCTCCTGAGCAACGACGACGCCCCCGACCATGGCGGTCGGGGGCGTCGCTGCGTCTGGGCTACTGGTCGCCGTGCACCTGGCGGCGCGCGTCCAGCTCTCGGCGGACGTCGTCCGGGTGGCACTCACGGTGCCGCCCGGTGCCGGGCTTCACCCGGTAGCGGATCTGCGGCGGGTCGCTGTTGAGCAGCCGAACAGCAGCGGTACGGGAGATCCCGAGCAGCCGCGCGACGTCGCCGGGACGTAGCCATTCGCCGGACTCAAGGGCCCGCTCTAGATCTTCCACCGTCCGTGCCATCGCGCCGATCGTAACGGGTGTATCGAGCGTGGCAGTGATCGACACGGACCCTCCCCTCATCCTCCCTAATGTGCACAACGTAAACAGTGTGCCATACTGAGCGACATGAAGCTGATCAGTCGGGCGCCGCGGCTGTCTCCCGCCGAGCTGGCTGAGGTCGAGCAGACGCGCATCCGCACGGAGGACGAGCGGCGCCGCCTGGCCGACGCGTTCGCCCGTGAGCAGGCCGACGCCGACCGCGCCGACCGCCGCCG
Coding sequences within it:
- a CDS encoding tyrosine-type recombinase/integrase; the protein is MTRHPKIRRAEPGHYQLWIDSWCLSLEAEGRSKRTVTMYLDVARFFAGWLRQARPKVRDWDEVGRDELRAFFIWLRAGAEDGKPCPHALADPGTAPAGCAGYGKGYINNVGRGLQQFFAWIAEEEELPNPFEKVTVPAAPKADENPPPVLTQEQMTALIKDAERERDYDSRRDAAMLRLFAATGGRLAELALLRLDDVDVHGREATVTGKGNRTRTVKFDAKCAVALNRYLRARAKRSTASAPALWLGHKGPMTPNGIYQVLRRRGERLGISLNPHLFRHTFAHNWLDKGGAEGDLMALAGWTSPQMLRHYGRSAKSARARRAYDRIDVMGGI
- a CDS encoding winged helix-turn-helix domain-containing protein, with translation MPIPMSSREIADDLSARIRAGEYPPGEKLPSLREFAELYSVSVSTIQRALELTRDRGLTVGRAGVGVYVAEVW
- a CDS encoding helix-turn-helix domain-containing protein; its protein translation is MNDLGRQLREARTEAGVTLASIAARSCYSAAHLSNVEAGRRTATPDVVLAYARALGGADVKRRSLLAAATVGPVAAGELIRAGFAAALSGRGSEDQWAERVARYGRDYMEIGADALQQQLAGDLVVMQQHLDTPAMWAAAARALVTYGKTTKNPTEAIGWYDIARTAADRSDDLGVRVWVRGRAAIALAYEGAALPVAKRYADEAIGLSDRSSLGRLNALMARAHVFAGRGDDDAAVAADEAALRVFEKVASPDGEISDAAVPSWRMATFRSMLYARLGMVGPGEQAQSDADRWRPPSLTRFATHIELHRALMMAKAGDGTGGLAYARRAWAALPAERRSQTLGLVLREVERAARHR